In Quercus robur chromosome 10, dhQueRobu3.1, whole genome shotgun sequence, a genomic segment contains:
- the LOC126704031 gene encoding uncharacterized protein LOC126704031, with translation MGLRVALGLGVKELEVYGDSTLIISQIQNKWKIKEERLMQYHECLQKWASKFSKIQYQYVPRMQNQIADALATMASMMDGIKEDEARPIVVEQKEEPAYCMTIEEGEENNGEGEWYSDILQYHKDGTYPKSIDKNDQLTIWRLSTNYIICGEKLYKRSYD, from the coding sequence ATGGGGTTACGAGTAGCCCTAGGCCTTGGAGTGAAAGAGTTGGAGGTGTATGGTGACTCCACTTTGATAATCTCCCAGATTCAGAATAAatggaagatcaaagaagaaaggCTAATGCAATATCATGAATGTCTTCAGAAGTGGGCCTCAAAGTTTAGCAAGATCCAATATCAATATGTGCCAAGGATGCAAAATCAAATTGCAGATGCTTTAGCAACCATGGCATCCATGATGGATGGAATTAAGGAAGATGAAGCTAGACCAATAGTGGTGGAACAGAAAGAAGAACCAGCCTATTGCATGACAATAGAAGAGGGTGAGGAAAATAATGGAGAAGGTGAATGGTATTCAGACATCCTACAATACCACAAGGATGGGACATACCCGAAGTCTATAGACAAGAATGATCAATTAACCATCTGGAGGTTGTCTACTAATTACATTATTTGTGGTGAAAAGCTTTACAAAAGATCATATGATTGA
- the LOC126704033 gene encoding uncharacterized protein LOC126704033: MEADYTAHVRKCHQCQGHGDLKHMPPMPLHTMTSPWPFSTWGIDIIGKIHTTASNGHEFILVAIDYFTKWVEATSYKGETEKLLQQFNIQHHKSSPYRPQTDGVVETANKNIGRILKRSTKNYKDWHLQFPYAL; this comes from the exons ATGGAAGCCGATTATACGGCTCATGTTCGAAAATGCCATCAATGCCAAGGCCATGGAGATCTGAAGCACATGCCACCCATGCCACTACATACCATGACATCACCTTGGCCATTCTCTACATGGGGGATAGACATTATTGGGAAGATTCACACAACAGCATCCAATGGCCATGAATTCATACTCGTAGCcattgattacttcactaaatgggtagaagctACCTCATACAAG GGAGAAACAGAGAAGTTGCTACAACAGTTCAATATTCAGCACCACAAGTCTTCACCTTACCGTCCTCAAACTGATGGAGTAGTTGAGACTGCTAACAAGAATATAGGACGAATTTTGAAGAGGAGCACGAAGAACTACAAGGACTGGCACCTACAATTTCCCTATGCACTCTAG